Genomic DNA from Paenibacillus sp. MBLB1832:
CCTTTCGATAGGCAAATGTGAAAAAAAAGAGTATCGGAATCATTAAGGGGATACCTGATACGAGAAGTGAGCGCTTCAGAACTTCCGTAAGTTTATCTTTTCTTAGTGCATATTCCATCATGGCAAGATTCGCTCCTTCACATTTTTAAAAATAAACACTTCTCGCTTATCATAACATGGAAATAGTTGGGAATATAGGATAACTTGATACATCCAATCATTTCATTTGCTTTTCTGAACATGGTATATTGAAGCTTGAAAGATCTGACCGGAAGGTAAGCGATCGTAATTAGGAGGTCATCACCATGCACAAAAAGCCAAGTTCACGTTCAACAACTCAAGGCGGCCAGAAGCCTAAGGCAGGCCAACATAAATCGCACACACCTCAAGGGGCCAAAACGAAAAGCAGCCCAGAGTCCAATACACGCCAATACACTGTCAAGGAGCCTAGCGAGCTGCTTCCTTTCTTGTTAGATAAGCTGTCCAGCCTCGGCCGCAACGCAGTGAAAGCAATTCTTGCCCGCGGGCAAGTCGCAGTGAATGGCAAATCGGTTACAGCGTATAACTACCCTTTGCAGCCTGAGCAGATCGTCACGATTTCGAAGGAAAAAGTGGTCGAGGATATCCCACTTGCGGGAATGACCATTCTCCATGAGGATCAGGATGTGATTGTCATTCAGAAGGATGCTGGTCTTCTCTCGATCGCGACGGATGATAAGGAGAACCAAATTACCGCTTACCGCCAACTGACTGCGCATGTTCGGAATCATGATCCGAAGGGTCGAATTTTCGTCGTTCATCGATTGGATCGGGACACCTCTGGTGTCATGATGTTTGCGAAAAACGAAGCGGTTCAGCAGCATCTGCAAAATACGTGGCAGGAGAGCGTGAAAGAACGGACATACGTAGCTTTGGTTGAAGGTATGGTGCGCAAACCCGAGGGAACCATCTCTTCGTGGCTCAAGGAGAATCCGAAATCGCTGAAAATGTTCTCCACCCCCTACCCGAACGACGGTCAGCATGCCGTGACGCACTATACGACACTGCAGGCTAACAAGCAATTCTCTCTGTTGGAAGTCAATCTCGAAACAGGCCGTAAAAATCAAATTCGCGTACATATGCAAGACATCGGGCATCCTGTGGCTGGCGATAAAAAGTACGGCTCCAAATCCAAGGAGATCAATCGACTCGGTCTTCACGCGCGAGTACTCGCCTTCATACACCCGACGACGGGCCAATTGATGCGGTTTGAGACGCACATTCCGAAGGCATTCTTGAATCCTTTTAAAGAGCCAGGTGTGAAAAAATAAAGCAGCTAGGAGAGCAACCGAATGAACATTGTTGTGCTTGATGGATATACGTTAAATCCTGGGGATTTGGATTGGAGCGGGCTGGAATCCCTTGGGAGCTTGACTGTTTATGATCGGACGGCGGAGTCCGACATTGTGGATCGCGCTTCGGATGCGGATGTCGTACTAACGAACAAGACGCCGCTTACTGCGAGGACATTAGGACTTCTGCCCAAGCTGCGCTATGTGGGAGTTCTCGCAACAGGTTACAACATTGTCGATGTTTCTGCTGCAAAAGAGAAAGGCATTCTTGTCACGAACGTCCCTGCTTACAGTACGCATTCCGTTGCGCAGTTGGTTTTTGCGTTGATTTTGGAGTTTTGCCATCGCGTGCAGCGCCACAGTGATAGTGTGCTGCAAGGCGATTGGACAGGGTCGATCGATTTCAGCTATAGCGTCTCCCCGTTGGTGGAGTTGAGCGGACAAACCCTTGGCCTCATCGGCCTCGGCCAAATTGGCATGCAAACCGCACTGATCGCTCAAGCGATG
This window encodes:
- a CDS encoding RluA family pseudouridine synthase, giving the protein MHKKPSSRSTTQGGQKPKAGQHKSHTPQGAKTKSSPESNTRQYTVKEPSELLPFLLDKLSSLGRNAVKAILARGQVAVNGKSVTAYNYPLQPEQIVTISKEKVVEDIPLAGMTILHEDQDVIVIQKDAGLLSIATDDKENQITAYRQLTAHVRNHDPKGRIFVVHRLDRDTSGVMMFAKNEAVQQHLQNTWQESVKERTYVALVEGMVRKPEGTISSWLKENPKSLKMFSTPYPNDGQHAVTHYTTLQANKQFSLLEVNLETGRKNQIRVHMQDIGHPVAGDKKYGSKSKEINRLGLHARVLAFIHPTTGQLMRFETHIPKAFLNPFKEPGVKK
- a CDS encoding D-2-hydroxyacid dehydrogenase, with amino-acid sequence MNIVVLDGYTLNPGDLDWSGLESLGSLTVYDRTAESDIVDRASDADVVLTNKTPLTARTLGLLPKLRYVGVLATGYNIVDVSAAKEKGILVTNVPAYSTHSVAQLVFALILEFCHRVQRHSDSVLQGDWTGSIDFSYSVSPLVELSGQTLGLIGLGQIGMQTALIAQAMGMRVIAAGSGRRVPEPVAGIEWVSLEHLLREADIVSLHCPLTSETTELINAERIGWMKRTALLINTARGGLLHEEDVAQALNEGRIAGAGLDVLTIEPPKPDNPLLHAKNVIITPHIAWATKEARARLMRVAVENVRGFVGGAPRNVIG